A window from Telopea speciosissima isolate NSW1024214 ecotype Mountain lineage chromosome 8, Tspe_v1, whole genome shotgun sequence encodes these proteins:
- the LOC122671718 gene encoding disease resistance protein RPV1-like, with translation MNLRGCCNLTATPDFCGHPKLEKLILERCLKLKEIHKSVGDLSMLRLLNLKDCWSLENLPNDISGLRKLETLILSECLELKQLPEDLRPMRSLTELLVDQTAIVKLPDSVFHLEKLERLSLRKCLSLKQLPLSTGKLVSLRELHLDGSALEELPDSIGSLENLEILSLTSCKSVTAIPDSIGNLTSLLELFLNGSAIKELPDSVGFLSNLKLLYLSGCQSLCELPASIGGLMSMIELHLDFTPIRELPIQIGKLNMLGKLLMINCTALACLPVSIGYMSNLTTLVLENGIIMELPESICLLQKLEVLRVAKCRQLSRLPESIGKLKNLRWLQMEETGVAVLPEEFGRLSSLMVLKMGKKNPHPELSESTECTELTALNPKDGSHKLLVLPTSFSNLSLLRELYASSCKISWIPDDFEKLASLEILNLGHNNLCSLPSSLSGLSVLKKLYLSHCTELKSLPLLPSSLVLLDVTNCTSLESIFGLSNLEKLEELHFTNCKKVVDVPGLECLKSLRNLYMSGCSKCHPVIKRRFSKVALKHMQSLSFPGSEIPDWLVKETLRFSSRKNHKVKAVIIAVVISLDQQLQDDNRNKFPAIVDIQANLLTDDAHAPKQRHTMKLLGVPMTDEDQVYFFRYQNHQLILGLHDGDKIQVTVRNTPWFRGLELKKYGIHLVFEDDDDYDGDEESLTEIQQSVSEKLARFFSSL, from the exons ATGAATCTCCGTGGTTGTTGTAATCTAACTGCTACACCTGATTTCTGTGGGCATCCAAAATTGGAAAAACTGATTCTTGAGCGTTGTTTAAAGCTGAAAGAGATTCATAAATCAGTTGGGGATCTTAGCATGTTACGCCTTTTAAACCTGAAAGACTGCTGGAGTCTTGAGAATTTGCCAAATGATATCTCTGGGTTGAGAAAGCTTGAAACCCTTATCCTCTCTGAATGCTTGGAGCTGAAACAATTACCAGAAGATTTGAGGCCCATGAGGTCTTTGACAGAGCTTTTGGTTGATCAAACTGCCATAGTAAAGCTACCTGATTCTGTATTCCATCTCGAGAAACTTGAGAGGTTGAGTCTCAGAAAATGTTTGTCACTGAAGCAACTACCACTTTCAACAGGAAAATTGGTTTCTTTAAGAGAACTTCATCTTGATGGTTCTGCTTTGGAAGAACTACCTGATTCCATTGGATCGTTGGAAAACCTGGAAATTCTAAGTTTAACGAGTTGCAAATCAGTCACTGCAATTCCTGATTCCATTGGCAATTTGACATCATTGTTGGAACTTTTTCTTAATGGTAGTGCAATCAAAGAACTGCCAGATTCTGTTGGCTTTCTATCTAATTTGAAGCTCTTATATTTGAGTGGTTGTCAGTCTCTTTGCGAATTGCCTGCTTCTATCGGAGGATTAATGTCTATGATTGAACTTCATCTGGACTTCACACCAATCAGAGAACTACCAATTCAGATTGGAAAATTgaacatgcttgggaagcttCTGATGATTAACTGTACGGCACTTGCCTGTTTACCAGTTTCAATTGGATACATGTCAAATCTAACTACTTTGGTCCTAGAAAATGGCATTATAATGGAGTTGCCAGAGTCTATCTGTTTATTGCAGAAGCTTGAGGTATTGAGGGTCGCAAAATGTAGACAGCTTAGCCGACTTCCAGAATCAATCGGAAAACTAAAGAATCTGCGCTGGCTCCAGATGGAAGAAACTGGTGTAGCAGTACTACCTGAAGAATTTGGGAGGCTTTCAAGTTTAATGGTAttgaaaatgggaaaaaaaaacccgCATCCTGAACTGTCCGAAAGCACTGAATGTACCGAGTTGACTGCTCTCAATCCAAAGGATGGCTCCCATAAGCTCCTTGTTCTTCCTACTTCTTTCTCAAATCTCTCTTTATTACGTGAACTTTATGCTTCTTCCTGCAAAATATCTTGGATTCCTGATGATTTTGAGAAGTTGGCATCATTAGAGATCTTAAATCTGGGTCACAATAATCTCTGCAGCCTTCCATCCAGCCTAAGTGGTCTTTCTGTTCTCAAGAAACTGTATTTATCACATTGTACAGAGCTCAAGTCTCTCCCTCTGCTTCCCTCAAGTTTGGTTCTTCTAGATGTTACGAATTGCACTTCACTGGAAAGTATATTTGGTCTGTCAAATTTGGAGAAACTAGAGGAGCTGCACTTCACAAATTGCAAGAAAGTAGTGGATGTTCCAGGCCTTGAATGCTTGAAGTCTTTAAGAAATTTGTATATGAGTGGTTGTAGCAAATGTCATCCGGTCATAAAGAGAAGATTCTCgaag GTTGCTTTAAAGCATATGCAATCTTTAAGTTTCCCTGGAAGTGAAATACCAGACTGGTTGGTTAAGGAGACACTCAGGTTTTCAAGCCGAAAGAACCATAAGGTCAAAGCTGTGATTATAGCTGTTGTCATCTCTCTTGACCAACAATTACAAGATGACAATAGAAATAAGTTTCCTGCTATTGTAGACATTCAAGCGAATCTCCTTACAGATGACGCGCATGCGCCAAAACAGAGACACACGATGAAATTGCTAGGAGTTCCAATGACTGATGAGGATCAAGTATATTTCTTCCGCTATCAAAATCATCAACTAATTTTGGGCCTGCATGACGGCGATAAAATTCAGGTAACAGTGCGAAACACACCATGGTTTAGAGGACTTGAATTGAAGAAGTATGGGATCCATCTGGtttttgaagatgatgatgactaTGATGGTGATGAAGAATCATTGACTGAAATCCAACAATCCGTCTCTGAAAAACTGGCAAGGTTTTTCAGTTCCTTGTGA